A DNA window from Parabacteroides johnsonii DSM 18315 contains the following coding sequences:
- a CDS encoding endonuclease MutS2 has product MIYPQNFEQKTGFDKVRRLISEKCLSPLGEERVAEMGFSADYQTVTRRLEQTDEFVRILHGEDEFPASYFFDVRYSLKRIRPEGTWLDEKELFDLKRSLQTINDIIRFFRPSLEEKEEIKYPALTALAGDILVFPQLIGKIDAILDKFGRVKDNASPTLAQIRKEITATMSGISRSLQSILRAAQSEGVVDKDITPTMRDGRLMIPVAPAFKRKIKGIVHDESASGKTVFIEPEVVVEANNRIRELEGDERREIMKILTEFTNFIRPLVPDILQSYEFLAEIDFIRAKALFAEQVNGIKPVVEDKQQIDWIRAAHPLLFLSLQKQNKQIVPLDILLEEKKRLLIISGPNAGGKSVCLKTVGLLQYMLQCGLLIPVYESSKTGLFENLFIDIGDEQSIENDLSTYSSHLTNMKFFVKNCNSKTLILIDEFGSGTEPQIGGAIAEALLDRFNRNHSYGVITTHYQNLKHFAEDTEGIVNGAMLYDRHLMQPLFKLSIGNPGSSFAVEIARKIGLPEDVIADASANVGSDYINMDKYLQDIVRDKRYWESKRQNIRQQEKKLEDITARYEQDLEAVNKQRKEIMRNAKEEAQRILSEANAKIENTIREIKEAQAEKEQTKLARKALEEFKASVIAAEEEDDKIARKMAKLQERKERKKQKQNAPASKQVFNRDVIEAGDNVRLKGQVSAGTVMEVQGKQAVVAFGMIKSTVKLEQLEKVSKGQIKKEIQKSTFVSVQTADDMHEKKLNFKQEIDVRGMRGDEALQAVTYFVDDAIQVGATRIRILHGTGTGILRQLIRDYLHTVPGVRQYHDEHVQFGGAGITVVELE; this is encoded by the coding sequence GTGATATACCCGCAAAATTTCGAACAGAAAACGGGCTTCGATAAAGTCCGCCGTTTAATTTCAGAAAAATGTTTAAGCCCGCTCGGAGAAGAGCGGGTAGCAGAGATGGGGTTCTCTGCCGATTATCAAACCGTAACCCGACGTCTGGAACAGACCGACGAATTTGTCCGCATCCTGCATGGAGAAGACGAGTTTCCCGCCAGTTATTTTTTCGATGTACGCTATTCGTTGAAGCGGATACGTCCTGAAGGAACCTGGCTGGATGAAAAAGAACTATTCGACCTGAAACGTTCGCTCCAGACAATCAACGACATTATCCGTTTCTTCCGTCCTTCCTTGGAAGAGAAAGAAGAAATCAAGTATCCGGCATTGACCGCCCTTGCCGGCGATATCCTGGTATTCCCGCAACTGATCGGGAAGATCGATGCAATCCTCGATAAATTCGGACGAGTGAAAGACAATGCCTCTCCTACACTGGCACAGATACGAAAAGAGATCACGGCCACCATGAGCGGTATCTCCCGTAGCTTGCAGTCGATATTACGAGCCGCCCAATCGGAAGGTGTAGTAGATAAGGATATTACTCCCACTATGCGCGACGGGCGCCTGATGATCCCGGTCGCTCCGGCCTTCAAACGAAAGATCAAAGGAATCGTGCACGATGAATCAGCCAGTGGCAAAACCGTTTTCATCGAACCGGAAGTCGTTGTGGAGGCAAACAACCGCATCCGCGAACTGGAAGGTGACGAACGACGGGAGATCATGAAGATCCTGACGGAATTTACAAACTTCATCCGTCCGTTAGTACCCGACATCCTGCAATCCTACGAGTTCCTGGCCGAGATCGATTTCATCCGTGCCAAAGCATTGTTTGCCGAGCAGGTAAACGGAATCAAGCCGGTTGTCGAGGACAAACAACAAATTGACTGGATACGCGCCGCACATCCCCTACTCTTCCTTTCGTTGCAGAAACAGAACAAGCAGATCGTCCCTTTGGATATTCTTCTGGAAGAGAAAAAGCGTCTGCTGATTATCTCCGGTCCGAATGCGGGTGGTAAATCCGTCTGCCTGAAAACGGTCGGATTGCTGCAATATATGCTGCAATGCGGTCTGTTGATCCCCGTATATGAAAGCTCGAAGACGGGATTATTCGAAAACCTGTTTATCGATATCGGAGATGAACAAAGTATCGAAAATGACCTGAGTACCTACAGTTCACACCTGACGAACATGAAGTTTTTCGTCAAGAACTGCAACAGTAAGACTTTAATCTTGATCGATGAGTTCGGTAGCGGTACGGAACCCCAGATCGGAGGTGCGATTGCCGAAGCCCTGTTGGACCGTTTCAACCGGAATCACAGCTACGGCGTTATCACAACTCACTACCAGAACTTGAAGCATTTCGCTGAAGACACGGAAGGGATCGTTAACGGCGCCATGCTCTATGACCGCCACCTGATGCAACCGCTCTTTAAGCTGTCGATCGGTAATCCGGGAAGTTCTTTCGCCGTCGAGATCGCCCGGAAGATCGGCCTGCCGGAAGATGTCATTGCGGATGCGTCCGCTAATGTCGGCTCCGACTATATCAATATGGATAAATATCTACAGGATATCGTTCGTGACAAACGCTATTGGGAAAGCAAGCGACAGAATATCCGCCAACAAGAAAAGAAGCTGGAAGATATTACCGCCCGCTACGAGCAGGATTTGGAAGCCGTAAACAAACAACGGAAAGAGATCATGCGTAACGCCAAGGAAGAGGCACAGCGTATCCTTTCCGAAGCCAACGCAAAGATCGAAAACACGATCCGCGAAATCAAAGAGGCACAGGCAGAAAAGGAACAGACCAAGCTTGCCCGCAAAGCCTTGGAAGAATTCAAAGCCTCTGTGATAGCAGCCGAAGAAGAGGACGACAAGATCGCCCGCAAAATGGCAAAATTACAGGAACGCAAAGAACGTAAAAAGCAGAAACAAAACGCGCCGGCCTCCAAGCAGGTCTTTAACCGTGATGTCATAGAAGCTGGCGACAACGTCCGCCTCAAAGGACAAGTCTCTGCCGGAACCGTTATGGAAGTTCAAGGAAAGCAGGCAGTTGTAGCATTCGGCATGATCAAGAGCACAGTCAAGTTGGAACAACTGGAGAAGGTCAGCAAAGGACAAATCAAGAAAGAGATCCAGAAAAGTACTTTTGTCAGTGTCCAGACAGCGGACGATATGCATGAAAAGAAATTGAACTTCAAGCAGGAGATAGATGTTAGAGGTATGAGAGGGGACGAAGCCTTACAGGCCGTTACTTACTTTGTGGACGATGCCATACAGGTTGGTGCCACTCGCATCCGTATCCTGCACGGGACAGGGACAGGCATACTTCGGCAGCTGATACGCGATTACCTGCACACTGTTCCGGGCGTGCGCCAGTATCACGACGAACATGTACAATTCGGAGGTGCCGGCATTACGGTTGTGGAACTCGAATAA
- a CDS encoding PDZ domain-containing protein yields MKRAILSVLLLFAFLTGFAQNRNICRLGITYDISQSDHWGKSKPVITSVIPYSPAELAGIKTNDLIIAIDGVQTTDISPEEIGEMLNPAGKNEVLLTIGNLATPAKQVLVKKECKKGNAITEEQLATAFSMYSLETTSEREFVCPFKTTVTADPVDFGKFKTFAFSAIDENNSKLETAINESIEKELTKKGMTVDTDRPDIIVQTFYFFDKNPNYKGANKILVEKEPIYRYNFNHSKIETFPFLNSMSAEAEAEYLLQFGFRLIDQRDVPGRILWECEANELLEDSYRLDEYARIHAPLMCMQYPYVKYQRNVPFKVNQKTYNYTGLSYDIDRMEQIADVDKNSPAYAAGLRPRDIVEKINDQKMNYTAEEFSSAYKGFITNTMKYRDPKTQFTDANGFRRCMFWDTFKYPQVADAIQKSGNKAAYSYLYYYAPYINPSGNNACTFDIKRGKNKMEIIVRPTIRRSVTVEVK; encoded by the coding sequence ATGAAGAGAGCGATTTTGTCAGTTTTACTGCTATTTGCATTTCTTACCGGTTTTGCCCAAAACCGGAATATCTGCCGATTAGGAATTACATACGATATCAGTCAAAGTGACCACTGGGGGAAAAGCAAACCGGTTATTACCAGTGTCATCCCTTATTCGCCAGCAGAACTTGCAGGTATTAAAACCAACGATCTCATTATTGCTATCGACGGCGTGCAAACAACAGATATTTCGCCCGAAGAGATCGGTGAAATGCTGAATCCCGCCGGGAAAAACGAAGTATTGCTGACGATCGGCAATTTGGCAACCCCGGCTAAGCAGGTGCTTGTCAAAAAAGAATGCAAAAAAGGGAATGCGATTACCGAAGAACAACTGGCCACCGCTTTTTCGATGTACAGCCTCGAAACAACTAGCGAAAGGGAATTTGTCTGCCCGTTCAAGACAACCGTGACAGCCGACCCTGTAGATTTCGGAAAGTTCAAGACTTTTGCCTTCTCTGCCATAGACGAGAATAACAGCAAACTGGAAACGGCCATCAACGAAAGCATCGAAAAGGAGTTGACCAAGAAAGGAATGACAGTCGACACAGACCGTCCCGACATCATAGTACAGACCTTCTATTTCTTCGATAAGAATCCGAACTATAAAGGAGCGAACAAGATCCTGGTCGAAAAAGAGCCGATCTATCGCTATAACTTCAATCACAGCAAGATAGAGACATTCCCGTTCCTGAACTCGATGTCTGCAGAAGCGGAAGCGGAGTACCTGCTCCAGTTCGGTTTCCGCCTGATCGACCAACGTGACGTACCGGGCCGCATCCTGTGGGAATGCGAAGCAAACGAGCTGTTGGAAGACTCATACCGCCTGGATGAATATGCCCGTATCCATGCACCATTGATGTGCATGCAATATCCGTACGTCAAATATCAGCGTAACGTGCCGTTCAAGGTCAATCAGAAAACCTACAACTACACGGGGCTGAGTTACGATATCGACCGTATGGAACAGATCGCCGACGTCGATAAAAACTCACCTGCCTATGCAGCCGGATTACGTCCCCGTGATATTGTAGAGAAAATCAACGACCAGAAAATGAATTACACGGCAGAAGAGTTCTCCTCCGCTTACAAAGGATTTATTACCAACACGATGAAATACCGCGATCCGAAAACCCAGTTTACGGATGCCAACGGTTTCAGACGTTGTATGTTCTGGGATACATTCAAATACCCGCAGGTAGCCGATGCGATCCAGAAATCCGGCAACAAGGCCGCCTACTCATATTTATATTATTACGCCCCGTATATCAACCCATCCGGCAACAACGCCTGTACGTTCGATATCAAAAGGGGGAAAAACAAAATGGAAATCATCGTCCGCCCGACCATTCGCCGGTCTGTGACGGTCGAAGTTAAATAA
- a CDS encoding nucleotide exchange factor GrpE produces MNKMNFNSKKETADKKERQGADDATKLQDEQVNAAEENAASDNVTDEGPEQKELEELKKKYDELNDSHLRLMAEFDNYRKRTLREKSELIKNGGESALTHLLPVVDDFERALQNIRSAEDIKAVTEGVELIYSKFMSYLSHQNVKPIETVGEPFDAETSEAVAMIPAPEPDMKGKVLDCVQTGYTLNDKVIRHAKVVVGE; encoded by the coding sequence ATGAACAAGATGAATTTTAATAGTAAGAAGGAAACAGCTGACAAAAAAGAACGCCAGGGTGCTGATGACGCGACAAAATTGCAGGATGAACAGGTAAATGCGGCAGAAGAAAATGCCGCATCTGACAATGTGACGGATGAAGGTCCGGAGCAGAAGGAGTTGGAAGAACTTAAGAAGAAATATGACGAACTGAATGATTCCCACCTGCGCCTGATGGCTGAGTTCGATAACTACCGTAAACGTACATTGCGCGAAAAGTCCGAGCTGATCAAGAACGGTGGCGAAAGTGCTTTGACTCACCTGCTCCCTGTTGTCGACGATTTCGAACGTGCTTTGCAGAATATCCGTTCGGCTGAAGATATAAAGGCTGTTACGGAGGGAGTGGAACTTATCTATTCGAAATTCATGTCTTACCTGTCTCATCAGAATGTAAAACCGATCGAAACTGTCGGTGAACCGTTCGATGCTGAAACGTCTGAAGCAGTCGCCATGATTCCTGCACCGGAACCCGATATGAAGGGCAAGGTTCTGGATTGTGTGCAGACCGGTTATACTTTGAACGATAAGGTGATTCGCCATGCTAAAGTTGTAGTAGGCGAATAA
- the dnaJ gene encoding molecular chaperone DnaJ: MAKRDYYEVLGVEKTASVEEIKKAYRKKAIQYHPDKNPGDKQAEENFKEAAEAYDVLSDPQKRQRYDQFGHAGVGGASQGGGFGGGMSMDDIFSQFGDIFGGHFGGFGGFSGFGGGSRGGRRVNRGSDLRVKVKLNLKEIATGVEKKIKVKKYVTCSKCHGSGAEDDHSSKTCETCHGSGVVTRVANTILGQMQTQTTCPTCGGEGKIITKKCSECNGEGIVRDDEVITINIPAGVAEGMQLSMSGKGNAARHGGINGDLLILVEEEPHPELIRDENDILYNLLLSVPQAALGGTVEVPTIDGKAKVKIEPGTQPGKVLRLRNKGLPSINSYGTGDLLVNVSVYIPETLSASEKDIMNGLENSPNFQPKKSVKEKIFDKFRHMFD; the protein is encoded by the coding sequence ATGGCTAAAAGAGATTATTATGAAGTGCTGGGCGTCGAGAAGACTGCCTCGGTAGAAGAAATAAAGAAAGCTTACCGTAAAAAGGCGATTCAGTACCACCCTGACAAGAATCCGGGTGATAAGCAGGCTGAAGAAAACTTTAAGGAGGCTGCTGAAGCGTACGACGTATTGAGTGATCCTCAGAAGCGTCAGCGTTATGATCAGTTCGGTCATGCCGGAGTAGGAGGTGCTTCGCAGGGCGGTGGCTTTGGCGGAGGAATGTCTATGGATGATATTTTCTCTCAGTTTGGAGACATCTTTGGCGGACATTTCGGTGGCTTTGGCGGGTTCAGCGGCTTTGGTGGCGGTTCACGTGGCGGTCGCCGGGTGAATCGTGGTTCGGATTTGCGTGTGAAAGTAAAGTTGAACCTGAAAGAGATCGCGACCGGAGTTGAAAAGAAGATCAAGGTTAAGAAATATGTGACCTGTTCGAAATGCCACGGCAGCGGGGCGGAGGACGATCACAGTTCCAAGACTTGTGAAACCTGTCATGGCAGCGGTGTTGTCACCCGTGTAGCCAATACGATCTTAGGACAGATGCAGACACAGACAACCTGCCCGACCTGTGGAGGCGAAGGGAAGATTATCACCAAGAAATGTAGCGAATGTAACGGTGAAGGAATCGTGCGTGACGACGAGGTGATCACGATCAATATTCCGGCCGGTGTGGCGGAAGGCATGCAGCTTTCCATGAGTGGAAAGGGGAATGCAGCCCGTCATGGGGGGATTAACGGCGATCTGCTGATCCTAGTCGAAGAAGAACCGCATCCGGAACTGATACGTGACGAGAACGACATTCTGTATAACCTGTTGCTGAGTGTGCCCCAGGCTGCTCTGGGCGGCACGGTTGAAGTTCCGACCATCGACGGCAAGGCAAAAGTTAAGATCGAACCGGGGACCCAGCCGGGTAAAGTGCTCCGTTTGCGGAACAAAGGGCTACCGTCTATCAATAGTTATGGAACAGGAGACCTGCTCGTAAACGTAAGTGTTTATATTCCGGAAACGTTATCCGCATCAGAGAAGGATATCATGAACGGCCTGGAGAATTCTCCCAATTTCCAACCGAAGAAATCTGTCAAGGAGAAGATTTTCGATAAGTTCAGACATATGTTTGATTGA
- a CDS encoding porin family protein: protein MKKIYLILLILPFCFPANAQKFIKIEDKTFNWGGKVGVNAALPIVKALTIDNQEMEDIRLQYKVGYQAAAFARVNIDRFYIQPSLAWQYTEGDIRFNIPQTESSLPDGTNTQMPIGKNRITYKSATLEVPVMVGYYLVKEGPYALSMMFGPNIKYNYKTHYSTDMTDRPREFEDDNTPFGIGIAAGLGVSIWRLFLDFSYEFGLNEVASDFREIGKTEANQKGTLNIEKRTNIMSFSLGFLF from the coding sequence ATGAAGAAAATTTACCTTATATTGCTGATACTTCCATTCTGCTTCCCGGCCAACGCCCAAAAGTTTATTAAGATCGAAGATAAGACATTCAACTGGGGAGGAAAAGTCGGAGTCAATGCCGCGCTTCCGATTGTCAAAGCGTTGACGATCGACAATCAGGAAATGGAAGACATACGTCTGCAATATAAGGTAGGTTACCAGGCAGCCGCGTTTGCACGGGTCAATATCGATCGTTTCTATATCCAGCCCAGCTTGGCATGGCAATATACGGAAGGTGACATACGTTTCAACATACCACAGACAGAAAGTAGCCTGCCTGACGGAACAAACACCCAAATGCCTATCGGCAAGAACCGGATTACCTATAAGTCCGCCACATTAGAAGTCCCGGTGATGGTAGGTTATTATCTGGTAAAAGAGGGTCCATACGCATTAAGCATGATGTTCGGCCCCAATATCAAATACAATTACAAAACTCACTACAGCACAGATATGACAGACAGGCCCCGCGAGTTTGAAGACGATAACACGCCTTTCGGTATCGGTATCGCCGCCGGACTGGGAGTCAGCATTTGGCGTCTGTTCCTTGACTTCAGCTATGAATTCGGCTTGAATGAAGTTGCCTCCGATTTCCGTGAGATAGGTAAGACCGAAGCCAACCAGAAAGGGACTCTCAACATTGAAAAACGGACAAACATAATGAGTTTCTCACTGGGTTTCCTGTTCTGA
- a CDS encoding flavin reductase family protein: MKHDWKPGTMIYPLPAVMVSCGSEPSEYNIITVAWVGTICTNPPMCYISVRPERHSYPILKKNMEFVINLTTRRLAYATDWCGVNSGKDHAKFEEMKLTPGKASVVSAPIIEECPLCIECRIKEVMALGSHDMFIADVVNVQADDQYLDPETGAFDMQRADLLAYSHGKYYGLGDFVGKFGWSVRKKK; encoded by the coding sequence ATGAAACACGACTGGAAGCCCGGCACGATGATCTATCCGCTGCCTGCGGTAATGGTTAGTTGCGGTTCTGAGCCTTCAGAATACAATATTATAACTGTCGCGTGGGTGGGTACGATATGTACCAACCCGCCGATGTGTTATATATCCGTCCGTCCGGAGCGCCACTCCTATCCGATCCTCAAAAAGAACATGGAATTTGTGATTAACCTGACAACCCGCCGATTGGCTTATGCAACCGACTGGTGCGGTGTCAACTCAGGAAAAGACCATGCCAAATTCGAGGAGATGAAGTTGACGCCGGGGAAAGCCTCGGTCGTAAGTGCCCCGATCATCGAAGAATGTCCGCTCTGCATCGAATGCCGGATAAAAGAAGTAATGGCCTTAGGTAGCCATGACATGTTTATCGCCGATGTGGTGAACGTGCAGGCCGACGACCAATATCTGGACCCGGAAACAGGCGCTTTCGATATGCAGCGTGCCGACCTGCTGGCTTATTCGCATGGCAAATATTATGGATTGGGCGACTTTGTCGGTAAGTTCGGCTGGTCGGTCAGAAAGAAGAAATAG
- the pyrI gene encoding aspartate carbamoyltransferase regulatory subunit has translation MSAEKKKELQVAALENGTAIDHIPPSQLFKVAKLLGLENMNNTITIGNNFHSNKMGCKGVIKISDKFFCDEEINRIALIAPNVILNIIRDYEVVEKKAVTLPDELVGLVKCNNPKCITNNEPMPTRFDVIDKEKGTIRCHYCERKINKEDIIVK, from the coding sequence ATGTCAGCAGAAAAGAAAAAAGAATTGCAGGTAGCCGCTTTGGAAAACGGCACTGCCATCGATCATATCCCCCCCAGCCAGTTGTTTAAAGTAGCCAAATTACTGGGACTGGAAAACATGAACAATACGATTACGATCGGAAACAATTTCCATAGCAATAAAATGGGTTGCAAAGGCGTGATCAAGATCTCCGACAAATTCTTCTGTGACGAAGAGATCAACCGGATCGCCCTGATCGCCCCGAACGTGATCCTGAACATTATCCGCGATTACGAAGTGGTGGAGAAAAAGGCCGTTACCTTACCGGACGAATTGGTTGGGCTCGTAAAATGCAACAATCCGAAATGTATTACCAATAATGAACCGATGCCGACTCGTTTTGATGTAATAGACAAAGAGAAAGGTACGATCAGATGCCATTATTGCGAACGCAAGATCAATAAAGAAGACATCATCGTTAAATAA
- the pyrB gene encoding aspartate carbamoyltransferase has translation MKSKSLVSIDQCSKEDILRILDNARKFEANPNRKVLEGKVAATLFFEPSTRTRLSFETAVNRLGGRVIGFSDASTTSSSKGETLKDTILMVSNYVDLIIMRHHLEGAARYASEVTDVPIINAGDGANQHPSQTMLDLYSIQKTQGKLTDLNITMVGDLKYGRTVHSLIVGMSHFNPTFNFIAPNELRMPDEQKNFCDKHGIKYNEYTEFTEDIINQTDILYMTRVQRERFTDLEEYERVKNVYILKNDMLKNSRENLRILHPLPRVNEIAYDVDDNPKAYYIQQARNGLFARQAIICEVLNIQIDN, from the coding sequence ATGAAAAGTAAAAGTTTAGTTTCTATCGATCAATGTTCCAAAGAGGACATTCTTCGTATTCTGGATAACGCCAGGAAGTTTGAAGCAAATCCGAACCGTAAGGTGCTGGAAGGCAAAGTCGCAGCGACCTTGTTCTTCGAACCCTCCACCCGTACACGCCTGAGCTTCGAGACTGCGGTAAACCGGTTGGGTGGCCGTGTGATCGGTTTCTCCGACGCTTCCACGACCAGTTCCTCCAAAGGCGAAACACTGAAAGATACCATCCTGATGGTAAGCAACTACGTCGATCTTATCATTATGCGCCACCATCTGGAAGGCGCCGCCCGTTATGCTTCGGAGGTCACGGACGTACCTATCATCAATGCCGGCGACGGAGCAAACCAGCATCCTTCCCAGACAATGCTGGACCTCTATTCCATCCAAAAGACACAAGGCAAACTGACCGATCTCAACATCACGATGGTAGGCGACCTGAAATACGGACGTACCGTACACTCTCTGATAGTGGGTATGTCTCATTTCAATCCGACATTCAACTTCATCGCACCGAACGAACTCCGTATGCCGGACGAACAGAAAAACTTCTGCGACAAACATGGTATCAAATACAACGAATATACCGAATTTACGGAAGACATCATCAACCAGACGGATATTCTGTACATGACCCGTGTACAACGCGAACGTTTTACCGATCTCGAAGAATACGAACGTGTGAAGAATGTGTATATCCTGAAGAATGACATGCTGAAAAACAGCCGTGAGAACCTGCGTATCCTGCATCCGCTGCCTCGCGTTAACGAAATCGCTTATGATGTGGACGATAATCCGAAAGCCTATTATATCCAGCAGGCACGCAACGGCCTGTTCGCCCGCCAAGCCATCATCTGTGAAGTCTTAAATATCCAAATTGACAATTGA
- a CDS encoding efflux transporter outer membrane subunit: protein MKKIIILTTATALLSSCGIYTKYQPAETTPDNLYGEEVAVDDTTNFGNVNWRELFTDPQLQALIEQGLQNNTDLRSAQLQIEEAEAALMSAKLAFLPSFALSPQGTISSFDGGKATKTYTLPVTASWELDIFGRLRNAKQQAKALYAQSKDYQQAVRTQLIAGIANVYYTLLMLDEQLAISQQTEESWKETVASTRALMDAGLANEAATSQMEAAYYSVQTSILDLKEQINQVENSLALLLAETPRRYERGKLADQQLPEDVAVGVPMQMLSNRPDVRAAERSLEQAFYVTNQARAAFYPSIVLSGSAGWTNSAGSMIVNPGKFLASAVGSLTQPLFNKGQIMAQYRIAKAQQEEASLSFQQALLNAGSEVNDALVACQTSKAKTVLFEKQIQSLEKALESTSLLMEHGTTTYLEVLTARQSLLSAQLSQTANRFTEIQSVINLYQALGGGRE, encoded by the coding sequence ATGAAGAAAATAATCATATTGACAACCGCAACCGCTCTGTTGAGCAGTTGCGGCATATACACCAAATATCAACCGGCCGAAACGACTCCGGACAACCTATACGGAGAAGAGGTGGCTGTCGATGATACGACCAACTTCGGTAATGTGAACTGGCGGGAACTTTTTACGGACCCGCAGTTACAGGCTCTTATCGAACAAGGGTTACAAAACAACACCGACCTCCGGTCCGCCCAATTGCAGATCGAGGAAGCGGAAGCGGCGTTAATGTCGGCGAAGCTCGCTTTCCTACCTTCGTTCGCACTTTCCCCACAAGGAACGATCAGCAGTTTCGACGGAGGGAAAGCGACTAAAACATACACGCTGCCTGTCACAGCCAGTTGGGAATTGGACATTTTCGGACGTCTGCGCAATGCCAAGCAACAGGCCAAAGCGCTGTATGCCCAAAGCAAGGACTACCAGCAGGCCGTGCGTACCCAGTTGATAGCCGGGATCGCCAATGTGTACTATACATTGTTGATGTTAGATGAACAGTTAGCCATTTCGCAACAGACAGAAGAATCTTGGAAAGAAACGGTAGCTTCTACCCGCGCATTGATGGATGCCGGATTAGCCAACGAAGCAGCCACTTCCCAGATGGAAGCGGCCTACTACAGTGTGCAGACTTCCATTCTCGACCTGAAAGAGCAGATCAACCAGGTCGAAAACAGTCTCGCCCTGTTGCTTGCCGAAACTCCTCGCCGCTACGAACGCGGAAAGCTGGCAGACCAGCAGCTCCCGGAAGACGTGGCAGTCGGCGTACCAATGCAAATGTTATCAAACCGCCCCGACGTGCGTGCAGCCGAACGTTCGCTGGAACAGGCATTTTACGTGACCAACCAGGCTCGTGCCGCTTTCTATCCTTCCATCGTACTGAGCGGAAGTGCCGGATGGACCAACTCGGCAGGGAGCATGATCGTCAATCCGGGCAAATTCTTGGCTTCGGCAGTCGGATCGCTCACACAGCCGTTGTTCAACAAAGGACAGATCATGGCCCAATACCGCATCGCCAAAGCACAGCAGGAGGAAGCAAGCCTGTCTTTCCAGCAGGCTTTGCTGAATGCCGGCAGCGAAGTCAACGACGCTTTGGTCGCCTGCCAGACAAGCAAAGCCAAGACGGTCTTGTTCGAAAAGCAAATCCAATCTCTGGAAAAGGCTTTGGAAAGTACCTCGTTACTGATGGAGCACGGTACGACCACCTATCTGGAAGTGCTGACTGCCCGCCAGTCCTTGTTGAGCGCACAGTTGTCGCAAACAGCTAACCGGTTCACCGAGATACAAAGCGTGATCAACCTTTATCAAGCTTTAGGCGGCGGTAGAGAATAA